The DNA sequence ATGCGCCCGGAAAATCATCGCTGTCACTTAACACAGTGAAAAGGCAGGATGCAGTTAAACCTTTCAATTCAAATGATGAAAACAATTTTTTCAGGGGTGCGGCCGCTTCAGCGGGATTTGGTAAGTTCAGCGGCTCTGTTTTTATTTCGGTTAAAAACAGGGATGCGAACATAACTGACACCATTGACGGAAAGATCTATTTTTCATCACTCCGCGAAGACGGTTATCACCGCACTTCTTCCGAAATATCCGATGAGAAGTCGGTAAAAGAAACAGCCGCAGGAGCCAATATAGGATACCGGAATAATTTCATGAAAGCAGGTTCAACCCTTGTTTATTACAGAACTGATAAATACCTGGAACCCGGGAACGAACTGAAAGACATTTATGATTTTTCAGGAAATTCACTTGTCGACTGGGGTTTCGATTATCTTCTGAATTTACCCCGGTTCCAGTTTTTTGGTGAAACGTCAACCGGAAATTCGTCCTGGGCAACAATTGACGGCCTTCTTTTCAGTCTGAATAAATATGCTGCCGTATCAGTTCTCTACCGGAAATTCGGTAAAGGATTTTATGCCCGTTATTCCTCGGCTTTTTCTGAAGGGTCTGAAGATTCAAATGAAGAAGGCTTTTATACCGGACTTGTTTTGCATCCTTTACCGCATCTGAAGATATCCGGTTACGCCGACTTCTATCGCTTTCCCTGGCTGAAATACAAGCAAAGCGCACCGTGTAATGGAAATGATTATTTACTGCAGGCTGATTACCCGGCAGGTAAAAAAACAACAATGTATCTCCGGTTTAAATTTAAAAACGACCCTGTAGATATATTGCGCGATTCCTCCAATATACCTGAAGTATCTGAAATGCAGCATTCAGGCGTGCGTTATCATATATCCTATGCTGTGTCATCTGTGTTAACTATGCAGGACCGGGTTGAGTATTCGTTCAGCAATGTTAGTTCAGGCAATTCTACCGACGGGTATATGGTTTATCATGATATTGCTTACAGAATTCCGAAAGCTCATATCCAGCTAAATCTGAGAGCAGCATGGTTTAAAACCGCTGATTACGCAACCCGCATCTATGCTTATGAAAACGACCTCTCCTCGGGTTATTCATTTTCCCCATTGTATGGAAACGGCCTCAGAAGTTACATAATGGCTTCATGGAAAATCTCGCAGCAGGTTGCATTCACTTTTCGTTATTCAAATACACATTATTACGATCGTGAGAGTATAGGTACAGGATATGACGAGATCAAATCGGATTCAAAGAACGACATCAAATTCCGTTTGTCCGTTACCTTTTAGACAGGCAAAATACCGGTTTTGATCAGGACTAACTTCCCATTTGTCGATTTTGGCATTTCTTTAACAATCGTTTGAAGGATTTTTGTGTTTAACAGTTCTATTAAATAAGGCAAACACATTAATCTAAAGAAAATGAAAAAAGTTTTTATTCCGCTAATATCCGTGTTTCTAACATTAACAATAGCGGCTCAGCCTCCCAGGCCTGCAACCGCAACACCTGTTGCCATAAAACCCGGTGATGTCAGAGGCTTAATCCAGGATTCCACAACAAGGGGCGGTATTGAATACGCCACTGTAGGCTTATACAAATCATCCGATTCATCGCTTGTAAACGGGGTGGTTACAGATGCAAACGGGGCCTTTTCATTCAGGGGCATTCCGGCCGGCAATTATTATCTTGATGCCAGCTTCCTTGGATATACCCGTCGTAAGGTTCAGGTTAACCTCACGGCACAATCTCCTTCGGCTGACCTGGGAGTGGTTGTGCTTCACCCTGAACTTACACAGATAGGGGAAGTACAGGTCGTGGCCCAGAACCAGCGGCTCGAATACAAAGTCGATAAGAAAGTGGTTAACGTGGCACAGGATATTTCGAGTTCAGGAGGCAGTCTTGTAAACGTACTTGAGAACACTCCCTCAGTGGATGTGGATGTGGAAGGTAACGTTACATTGCGGGGAAGCGGCAATTTTCAGCTGCTCATCGACGGCAAGCCAAGTGTGGTGCAGGGTAGTGAAGGATTGCAGCAGATACCGGCAAGCGCTGTGCAGAGCCTGGAGATTATAACAAGCCCTTCGGCAAAATATGATCCTGATGGTGAGGCCGGTATTATCAACGTAATTATGAAAAAGCAGAAGATCACCGGTATCAATGGTGTGATCAACGCATCCATTGGTACACGCAATAAATACACGGGCGATTTTCTGCTGAATATGAAAAGAAATAAAACGAACTATTTTATCGGCGGTGAATTTTCTGATCAGCAATTTTTAAACAAAGGCGTAAGCGAGAGAAGAAGCATCAGTGATACAACAACGTATACTCTTACCAATTCCAAAGGCACTTTCGCCAGGAAATCGATGAGTGTAAAAGGCGGATTTGAATACTCGCTAAACGATAAATCGACGCTCTCATTGAACGGCACTGTGGGAACCCGCAATTTTAACCGTGATTTTACCTCCAACAACAGATGGTATACTCTTCCTGCATCCATTGACTCGTTTTATCTCGAAGATAATCATTCAGGCGACCAGGATAAATATTACAATCTTAATCTTGATTACCAGAAGCGCTTTAGCGAGCCCAATCATAAACTGGAAGCCTCTGTTTATTTTTCGGCGGCAAAGGAATCCGAAAAGGAAGAGGACAATATCCGGAAAACGAACGATGTGTTTGTGCCTGTGGATACACAAACCGGGAGGACACGTTCAAGGATTGAACATCCTGAAAGCGAACTGAGGATAGAGCTTGATTATACGAAACCTGTAGGAAAGGCCAAAATGGAAGCCGGGTTTCAATCGCGATTCGACCAGGACCAGGCCGATTACATATATGAAAACTATTTACCGCTTGGCTCTGAGTGGCTGCGCGATGATTCAATAAGCAACCGGCTTAAATACCTCGATGCGCTGCAGTCGGTTTACCTGACATGGTCAGCCCCGCTTGGCAAATTTGAATACCAGGTCGGTTTACGGTCAGAGTATGACAATCGCACACTGGATCAGAAAACAACGAATGAATCCTTCAAATACGAGAAGCTGCACTTTTTCCCGTCTTTTTTTCTGACAAGAAAGCTGGGCGAAAAAAACCAGGTTCAGTTTACCTATTCCCGCAGGATTCAGCGACCGGATGAACGGGATCTGAATCCGTTCAGGGAATTCAGGGGTGCAAACAACGTGTTTTACGGAAATCCGGCACTGCGGCCCGAATTCACGAATGCTTTTGAGTTGAATTACCAGTATAACATTGGTAAAGGATTTGTTTCGCTTGAAACCTATTACAGGTCGACTTATGACAAGATAACCGAATTGAACGGACTGGATACAATTTCAGGCAGGCAGGTTTATACATTTACCCGGACCAATGCGGATAAAGATCATTCACTTGGAATGGAGCTCATGGCCAATGTGGATTTGACCAAATGGTGGTCACTGAACCTTACCGGAAATCTCTTCCGGTACCAGCTAAACGGCCAGGTGGAAGGCCGGGATGTGACTTCAACTTCTACAACCTGGAGAACCAATCTGAACACCATGTTCAAACTGAAATGGGATACGCGGTTACAATTTACGACCATTTATAACGGGCCTTCAAATACGTTGCAGGGAGAGCGCAAGGGATTTTTCATCGCAAATGCAGCGATCCGGAAGGAGTTATTTAAGAAACAGATGACCGTGTCGCTGAATGCCCGCGATATATTTTCAACCGGTAAATTCTCTTTTACCTCACAGGGCAGCACGTTCTATACAAAAAATACGTTCCGCAGGGAATCCCCTGTTATTATGCTGAATCTTTCATGGCGCCTGAATAATTACAAACAGTCAGGTAACCGCCGCGATAACGGTGGCCAGGAAGGCGGCGGCGGAATGGATGAGATGATGTAATTAGGCTAGGCCCGTCATTGCGAGGAAGCTTGAATAGGAAATGATTATAGCAGAGAGTTATTGCGACGAAGCAATCTTTCAGCACAGGCAGGACTTTACCAGGACAACAAACAATTTCACATCAGTGTGTCTTTGAAGCGTCCTTCCTGTTCGGGCAGATTGCTTCGTCGCATTACATTCAGCCATAATCAATGAAAATTCAGGCTCCTCGCAATGACGTGTTTGTCTTTGTCTCCCTACTCCCTACTCCCTACTTCTTTCTTGCTACTTTCCAAAATTTTGTTATTTTTGCATTTCTCTTGCCGCAGGGCATTCATTTAGATTATAATAGCTAATATTTTAACACATGAAGACATATTCAACTGGTCAGATTAAAAACCTGGTAATTGTCGGTAATTCAGGCTGTGGTAAAACCACTCTCTCGGAAGCCATGCTTTTTGAAGGCGGTGTTGTTGAGAGACGCGGCGATGTGGAGAGCAAGAATACCGTTTCCGATTTTAAAGAAATAGAACAAAACAATACGAGCTCTGTATTTTCCTCGTTATTGTACACAATATATAATGACAATAAGATCAATCTGATAGATGTACCCGGTCTCGATGACTTTGTAAATGGTATTGTTTCAGCCCTTCCGGTAACCGACAGTGCCCTTATGGTCATCAATGCCCAGAACGGTATTGAGGTAGGTGCCGAAATACATGGCCGTTACCTTGCCAATGCCAATAAATCGATCATTTTTGTTGTGAACCAGCTTGATCATGAAAAGGCAAACTGGGAAAAGTCAATTGAATCCATCAGGGAAAGATTCGGCGCCCATGCTGTTCTAATGCAGTATCCCGTAAACACAGGATCAGGATTTGATTCAATCGTTGATGTACTTGCCATGAAACTGTATAAATACCCGAAAGATGGTGGCAAGCCTCAGATTCTTGATATTCCGGCAGATCAGAAGGACCAGGCCGATGAACTCCGTGCTGCCCTTGTTGAAAGAGCTGCCGAGAGTGATGAAGCACTTATGGAACAGTTTTTTGCAAATGATACGCTTAGTGATGAGGAACTGCAGAAAGGAATAAAAACCGGTGTTTTGCAGCGCGGATTATTTCCCATTTTCTGTACTTCAGCCAAGCGTAATATCGGGGTAGGCCGTCTCCTGGATTTTATCTCACAGGTAGCTCCCAGTCCCAATGAAGTTCCTGCCCCTGTTGCCGGCACAAAAGAAGTAAAATGCGATCCTGCAGGTCCCGCTACCCTGTTCATTTACAAATCAGCTGTTGAAACTCACATTGGTGAAATCAACTATTTCAAGGTAATGTCAGGTGAAATAAAGGAAGGCATTGACCTCACCAACAACACCACTCAGAACAAGGAAAGAATTGCCCAGATATTTGTAGTTGCCGGTAAAAACAGGACAAAAGTTCCGAATATGCTGGCTGGTGATTTGGGTGCTACTGTGAAACTCAAAGCCACTAAGACAAATCAGACTCTGTCAACGGATACTTCAATTAAGTTCAAGGCTATCGAATTCCCCGAGCCGAAATACCGCACTGCCATCAGGACACTGAGCGAAGGTGATGAGGAAAAGATGGGTGAAGCATTGCAGCGTATGAATTTTGAGGATCCCACCATCCAGATTGAATACTCAAAAGAACTGAAACAGATCATCCTTTCAGGACAGGGTGAATATCACCTCAATATACTGAAATGGCATCTTGATAATATTTTCAAAATCGGTACTGAGTTTGTTGCACCAAAGATTCCTTACCGTGAAACCATAACCAAGTTCGCCCAGGCCGACTACCGCCATAAGAAGCAGTCGGGTGGAGCAGGACAGTTTGGTGAAGTTCACATGGTTATTGAGCCGCATAAGGAAGGCACCCCGGATACTGAAATGTTCAAGATTGACGGTAAAGACCAGAAGATATCCATTCGTGACAAGGAGGAAATTCCTCTGGCATGGGGTGGCAAGCTTGTATATTACAACTGCATAGTGGGTGGTTCGATTGACGCCCGTTTTATGCCTGCCATTCTGAAAGGTCTGATGGAAAAAATGGAAACAGGGCCTCTTACCGGTTCCTATGCACGGGATATCAGGGTATATGTTTACGACGGAAAGATGCACCCCGTTGATTCAAACGAAATTTCCTTTAAGCTTGCCGGAAGGAATGCATTCAGCCAGGCCTTTAAAAAAGCTTCCCCGAAGATCCTTGAGCCGGTGTATCTTGTAGATGTACTTGTTCCGGGTGACCGAATGGGTGATGTGATGAGTGACCTTCAGGGTCGCCGTGCCATTGTTCAGGGTATGTCATCTGAAATGGGATTCCAGAAGATCACAGCAAAGGTTCCCCTGGCTGAAATGAACAAGTACTCCACAGCACTGAGTTCAATCACCGGCGGCCGTGCCATGTATTCGATGAAATTCCTCGAGTATGAGCCCGTTCCCGGCAACGTCCAGGAAGAACTGCTGAAAGCTTACGAGGCAGAGGAGAAGGAAGAATAACTTGGAAGGCCAGCTCCGTTAGGAGCGGCATTATGGTAGACGAGTTATTGTTTTATTGGCAAAAGCTCCGCTAGGAGCGATATTATGGTTGTTCGGGTTATTTCAGAACCTCTGGCATAAACCATAATGCCGCTCCTGACGGAGCTTTTAAGGTTTTGAGCAAGCTATTTTCTACCATAATGTCGCACCTATCGGAGCTCGCAGTTCGGCTGAGGCTCTGCCTCAGTCGAATATATCTTTGCAGGCTCAGCCTGCTACCAATAAAAAACCAGGCAGAGCCTGGTGAGATACGTTCGACTAATGCAGAGCCTTAGCCGAACTTGATATTACTAGTCACTAATCACTATTCACTAATCACTCTTTTCATCCGCATTTCGACGATCCGCAGGAGGTGCATTTCAGGCAGCCTTCCTGGTAGATCAGGTTTTCTGATCCGCATTCGGTGCAGGTTTTGCCCTTCTTTGCCCTGGTATCGTTGGGAATGTATTTCTTAAGCGCTCTTTCCACGCCGTTTTTCCATGTATTGATCGTATCGCTGTCGAGCTGAAGCGATGCAACAAGGTTCACCACATCCGGTATGGGCATTCCATGGCGTAATACGCTTGAAAACAGTTTGGCATAATTCCAGTATTCCTTATTGAACATGTGCGACAATCCGCCCATGGTATTCAGGTAACCGTATTTGTCGGTGTACTGGAAGTCATACCTTGAATGGCCATGTTCGTCGCGGTTCTTAATGATCTGACCTTTTGTTATTGATTTCGGAATGGGAAACATTTCATCATCCACCATACCGGTAAAGATTTCGTAAGGCTTGTTATCCTTGAGTCCTATAAAGGCAATCCATTTCTCCTCATTGTTGTTGAAACGGATGATATCGGCATCCAGGACCTTTGGACGTTTGTATTTAATAGCGTCGTTTTCGTTGCTATTATCTTTAT is a window from the Bacteroidales bacterium genome containing:
- a CDS encoding helix-hairpin-helix domain-containing protein, giving the protein MIYRCLLIVATGITMWGNVQAQSGVPGSFTLNESLIESIESVNGEAADYESLLNELEELQKNPLDLNTATRGDFEKIPFLTDFQISSLIDYRKEKGRLLSVYELQVIYGFTPDIIEMLLPFVTVPGISKLQSDTAVFRNVRHQAVIRVQRILEKQDGFIKKDDKPGKAYPGSPWLLNAHYELSAGQNLKAAFTVEKDPGEDLFRSSNRAGFDFNSGYVLLSGRGKLKTAVIGDYRLAFGQGLTLFSGNAPGKSSLSLNTVKRQDAVKPFNSNDENNFFRGAAASAGFGKFSGSVFISVKNRDANITDTIDGKIYFSSLREDGYHRTSSEISDEKSVKETAAGANIGYRNNFMKAGSTLVYYRTDKYLEPGNELKDIYDFSGNSLVDWGFDYLLNLPRFQFFGETSTGNSSWATIDGLLFSLNKYAAVSVLYRKFGKGFYARYSSAFSEGSEDSNEEGFYTGLVLHPLPHLKISGYADFYRFPWLKYKQSAPCNGNDYLLQADYPAGKKTTMYLRFKFKNDPVDILRDSSNIPEVSEMQHSGVRYHISYAVSSVLTMQDRVEYSFSNVSSGNSTDGYMVYHDIAYRIPKAHIQLNLRAAWFKTADYATRIYAYENDLSSGYSFSPLYGNGLRSYIMASWKISQQVAFTFRYSNTHYYDRESIGTGYDEIKSDSKNDIKFRLSVTF
- a CDS encoding outer membrane beta-barrel family protein, coding for MKKVFIPLISVFLTLTIAAQPPRPATATPVAIKPGDVRGLIQDSTTRGGIEYATVGLYKSSDSSLVNGVVTDANGAFSFRGIPAGNYYLDASFLGYTRRKVQVNLTAQSPSADLGVVVLHPELTQIGEVQVVAQNQRLEYKVDKKVVNVAQDISSSGGSLVNVLENTPSVDVDVEGNVTLRGSGNFQLLIDGKPSVVQGSEGLQQIPASAVQSLEIITSPSAKYDPDGEAGIINVIMKKQKITGINGVINASIGTRNKYTGDFLLNMKRNKTNYFIGGEFSDQQFLNKGVSERRSISDTTTYTLTNSKGTFARKSMSVKGGFEYSLNDKSTLSLNGTVGTRNFNRDFTSNNRWYTLPASIDSFYLEDNHSGDQDKYYNLNLDYQKRFSEPNHKLEASVYFSAAKESEKEEDNIRKTNDVFVPVDTQTGRTRSRIEHPESELRIELDYTKPVGKAKMEAGFQSRFDQDQADYIYENYLPLGSEWLRDDSISNRLKYLDALQSVYLTWSAPLGKFEYQVGLRSEYDNRTLDQKTTNESFKYEKLHFFPSFFLTRKLGEKNQVQFTYSRRIQRPDERDLNPFREFRGANNVFYGNPALRPEFTNAFELNYQYNIGKGFVSLETYYRSTYDKITELNGLDTISGRQVYTFTRTNADKDHSLGMELMANVDLTKWWSLNLTGNLFRYQLNGQVEGRDVTSTSTTWRTNLNTMFKLKWDTRLQFTTIYNGPSNTLQGERKGFFIANAAIRKELFKKQMTVSLNARDIFSTGKFSFTSQGSTFYTKNTFRRESPVIMLNLSWRLNNYKQSGNRRDNGGQEGGGGMDEMM
- a CDS encoding elongation factor G, which gives rise to MKTYSTGQIKNLVIVGNSGCGKTTLSEAMLFEGGVVERRGDVESKNTVSDFKEIEQNNTSSVFSSLLYTIYNDNKINLIDVPGLDDFVNGIVSALPVTDSALMVINAQNGIEVGAEIHGRYLANANKSIIFVVNQLDHEKANWEKSIESIRERFGAHAVLMQYPVNTGSGFDSIVDVLAMKLYKYPKDGGKPQILDIPADQKDQADELRAALVERAAESDEALMEQFFANDTLSDEELQKGIKTGVLQRGLFPIFCTSAKRNIGVGRLLDFISQVAPSPNEVPAPVAGTKEVKCDPAGPATLFIYKSAVETHIGEINYFKVMSGEIKEGIDLTNNTTQNKERIAQIFVVAGKNRTKVPNMLAGDLGATVKLKATKTNQTLSTDTSIKFKAIEFPEPKYRTAIRTLSEGDEEKMGEALQRMNFEDPTIQIEYSKELKQIILSGQGEYHLNILKWHLDNIFKIGTEFVAPKIPYRETITKFAQADYRHKKQSGGAGQFGEVHMVIEPHKEGTPDTEMFKIDGKDQKISIRDKEEIPLAWGGKLVYYNCIVGGSIDARFMPAILKGLMEKMETGPLTGSYARDIRVYVYDGKMHPVDSNEISFKLAGRNAFSQAFKKASPKILEPVYLVDVLVPGDRMGDVMSDLQGRRAIVQGMSSEMGFQKITAKVPLAEMNKYSTALSSITGGRAMYSMKFLEYEPVPGNVQEELLKAYEAEEKEE